GAAGGTGGTCGGCAAGGACATCCGCAACGTCAAGCTGGTCGCCTCCGGCGCCGGCGCCGCGGCGCTGGCCTGCCTCAACCTGCTGGTGAAGCTGGGCATGCCGCGCGAGAACATCTGGGTGACCGACCTGGCCGGCGTGGTCTACGAAGGCCGCACCGAGCTGATGGATCCGGACAAGGCCCAGTTCGCCCAGAAGACCGAGCAGCGCACGCTGAGCGAGGTGATCGAGGGCGCGGACATCTTCCTCGGCCTGTCGGCCGGCGGCGTGCTCAAGCCGCAGATGGTGCAGCGCATGGCGGTCAAGCCGCTGATCTTCGCGCTGGCCAACCCGACCCCCGAGATCCTGCCCGAGGAAGTGAAGGCGGTGCGCGACGACGCCATCATGGCGACCGGCCGCACCGACTACCCGAACCAGGTCAACAACGTCCTGTGCTTCCCCTACATCTTCCGCGGTGCGCTCGACTCGCGGGCCACCACCATCAGCGACGAGATGGAGATCGCGGCGGTGCATGCCATCGCCGAGCTGGCCCAGGCCGAGCAGAGCGAGGTGGTGGCGGCGGCCTATGCCGGCGCCACGCTGAGCTTCGGGCCTGAATACCTGATTCCCAAGCCCTTCGATCCGCGCCTGATGATCCGCATCGCGCCGGCGGTGGCCCGCGCCGCCGCCGAGTCCGGCGTCGCGCTGCGCCCGATCGAGGACATGGATGCCTACCGCGAGAAGCTGCAGAGCTTCGTCTATGCCTCGGGCACGACGATGAAGCCCATCTTCAGCGTCGCCAAGCGGGCCCAGCACAAGCGCGTCGCCTATTGCGAAGGCGAGGAGGAGCGCGTGCTGCGTGCGGTGCAGGTGGTGGTGGACGAGAATTTGGCCCGCCCCACGTTGATCGGCCGCCCCGAGGTGATGAAGCAGCGCATCGAGCGCTTCGGCCTGCGGCTGCAGGAAGGGCGCGACTACGACGTGGTCAACACCGAGTGGGACCATCGCTACCGCGACTATTGGCAGACCTACCACCGGATGACCGAGCGCAAGGGCGTCAACATCCAGCTGGCCAAGATCGAGATGCGCCGGCGCCTGACGCTGATCGGCGCGATGCTGCTGCACAAGGGCGAGGTCGACGGCATGATCTGCGGCACCTGGGGCACCACCTCGATGCACCTGCCGTACATCGACCAGGTCATCGGCAAGCGTGAGGGCGTCAAGACCTACGCCTGCATGAACAGCCTCATCCTGCCGAACCGCCAGGTGATGCTGGTCGACACGCACGTCAACTACGACCCGACTGCCGAGCAGCTCGCCGAGATCACCATCCTGGCGGCCGAGGAGATGATGCGCTTCGGCCTGCATCCGAAGGCGGCCCTGCTGTCGCACTCCAACTTCGGCTCCAGCAACCAGCCCTCGGCCGTCAAGATGCGCCAGGCGCTGGAGCTGCTGCGGGTGCAGGCGCCCTGGCTGGAGGTCGACGGCGAGATGCATGGCGACATCGCGCTCGACGCCGAGGACCGGCGCGAGCTGATGCCCAACAGCACCCTGAGCGGCGAAGCCAACCTGCTGGTGCTGCCCAACATCGATGCCGCCAACATCAGCTACAACCTGCTGAAGCAGGCTGCCGGCGGCGGCATCGCGATCGGCCCGGTGCTGCTCGGCGCGGCCAAGCCGGTGCACATCGTGACCCCGTCGGCCACCGTGCGCCGGCTCGTCAACATGACGGCGCTCACCGTGGCCGACGCCAACGCGGCCCGCTGAAGCCGGCCCGCCAGGGAAACGGCGCGCCCTCGCGCCGGCTCCCTGCGGCCACCCCCATTTGGGTGGCTGATTTCGCCGCGATGACAGCTGGGCCCCCGGGCCGTCATCGCGGAGCACGCACTCACGTCAGAGGCCGCGAAAGCCCTCAAGTCCTGCTGAAATATGAGGCACCGGCTTGTGGTTTTTCCGCCAAACCGCTACCATCGCGGCTTCAGTTTTCAGGGAAAACCCCGTGGCATCCGCTACTCGGTCACTTCGGTGGCAGTCGCTCCGAACCCTAGGAGTCACATGCGCCGCAGTGATGCTGGCCCTGGCTCCCGGACTCGCTTCATCGCGAGAAGCAACACCGGGGAACCAGTCGGGCCTCAGCGCTGTCGAACTGGCCGAGTTGCCCCGGCAGGCCCAAGAGACCCACCGGCTGATTCGTGAGGGAGGCCCCTTCCCCCACGATAAGGACGGAACGGTGTTCTCCAACCGCGAGCGCTTGCTGCCCGCGAAAACGCGTGGCTTCTACCGAGAGTACACGGTGAAGACGCCTCGTGTGCGCCATCGTGGCGCGCGGCGCATCGTTTGCGGTGGCCTGCAACCCACCCTCCCTGAGGCCTGCTATTACACCGACGACCACTATGCGAGCTTTCGCCGGATCGTCGAATGAATCGTACTAAAGAGGGGATCGTGACCATGCTGCTGCAGACCGTCCGTCCGAACATCGTCCAGTCCATCCGCGCCTTCCGCGTGGAAGACCTGTTGCAGACCGCGCAAGACACCGGTCAGCACTTCCTCTATGCGAACCTGGGCAATGCCCAGACCAAACAGGAAGTGCTGGAGGGCATCGCCGAAGCCTTCCTGTTCCCGCCGCACTTCGGCAAGAACTTCGACGCGCTGTACGACTGCATGACCGACCTGGTCCACAAGGCCGGCCCGCAACCCGGCTTCATCGTGGTGCTGGAGCAGATCCCCGACAACCCCCGCTTCGACCGCGAAGCCCGCGAGCAACTGCTCGACGTCTTCCGCGACGCCGCCGACTACTGGGGGGACCGAAAAATACCATTCAGGTGTTTTTATTCTTTTCTGTAGCCCGCTCCCAGGAAATCGGGTCATGGGAGCGGGCCAACGAAGTGGCCCAGAACAGCGAGATCGCCGCCGCGAAGGCAGCCTCGAGCAAACCGTCGAAGTCCGGCAGCAACCCCGCCTTCGGCACCAACATGCCCTTGATGAGCAGCGC
This genomic stretch from Eleftheria terrae harbors:
- a CDS encoding NADP-dependent malic enzyme, with translation MPPTAEEKRAELRRAALEYHEFPTPGKVAIAATKSLVNQRDLALAYSPGVAAACEEIVDDPNNAFRYTSRGNLVAVVTNGTAVLGLGDIGPLAAKPVMEGKGVLFKKFAGIDVFDIEVNEKDLDKLVDVIAALEPTFGGVNLEDIKAPDCFYVERKLRERMKIPVFHDDQHGTAIVVGAATLNGLKVVGKDIRNVKLVASGAGAAALACLNLLVKLGMPRENIWVTDLAGVVYEGRTELMDPDKAQFAQKTEQRTLSEVIEGADIFLGLSAGGVLKPQMVQRMAVKPLIFALANPTPEILPEEVKAVRDDAIMATGRTDYPNQVNNVLCFPYIFRGALDSRATTISDEMEIAAVHAIAELAQAEQSEVVAAAYAGATLSFGPEYLIPKPFDPRLMIRIAPAVARAAAESGVALRPIEDMDAYREKLQSFVYASGTTMKPIFSVAKRAQHKRVAYCEGEEERVLRAVQVVVDENLARPTLIGRPEVMKQRIERFGLRLQEGRDYDVVNTEWDHRYRDYWQTYHRMTERKGVNIQLAKIEMRRRLTLIGAMLLHKGEVDGMICGTWGTTSMHLPYIDQVIGKREGVKTYACMNSLILPNRQVMLVDTHVNYDPTAEQLAEITILAAEEMMRFGLHPKAALLSHSNFGSSNQPSAVKMRQALELLRVQAPWLEVDGEMHGDIALDAEDRRELMPNSTLSGEANLLVLPNIDAANISYNLLKQAAGGGIAIGPVLLGAAKPVHIVTPSATVRRLVNMTALTVADANAAR
- a CDS encoding ribonuclease domain-containing protein; this encodes MLALAPGLASSREATPGNQSGLSAVELAELPRQAQETHRLIREGGPFPHDKDGTVFSNRERLLPAKTRGFYREYTVKTPRVRHRGARRIVCGGLQPTLPEACYYTDDHYASFRRIVE
- a CDS encoding barstar family protein, producing MLLQTVRPNIVQSIRAFRVEDLLQTAQDTGQHFLYANLGNAQTKQEVLEGIAEAFLFPPHFGKNFDALYDCMTDLVHKAGPQPGFIVVLEQIPDNPRFDREAREQLLDVFRDAADYWGDRKIPFRCFYSFL